One segment of Streptomyces sp. TG1A-8 DNA contains the following:
- a CDS encoding helix-turn-helix transcriptional regulator: MTTTPDSGLGAMIRTWRDRLPPSAAGLPAAPGRRATGLRREELADLAGMSVDYVVRLEQGRATTPSASVVASLARALQLSTAERDHLYRLAQLAPPADGMISDHLPPGVQRVLARLGDVPVAVFAADWQLVWWNRGWAGLLGAPSASPTHLRNFARDRFPVDEGPARLALWPVTEADREATDAAVVSDLRRATGRYPGEKRLARLIRDLSENARFARLWATGEVAAHREDAKTIDHPTVGRVTVDCDVLTDGDLDLKIVIMTAAPGSEDETKLRLTAIAGQPATTPG; encoded by the coding sequence ATGACGACGACACCCGACAGCGGCCTGGGCGCGATGATCCGCACGTGGCGCGACCGGCTGCCTCCGTCGGCCGCCGGACTGCCGGCGGCCCCGGGGCGCCGTGCCACCGGACTGCGGCGTGAGGAACTGGCCGACCTCGCGGGCATGTCGGTCGACTACGTCGTGCGCCTGGAGCAGGGAAGGGCCACCACCCCTTCGGCGTCGGTGGTGGCGTCCCTGGCCCGTGCCCTACAGTTGTCCACCGCCGAACGGGACCACCTGTACCGGCTGGCGCAGCTCGCCCCTCCGGCGGACGGCATGATCTCCGACCACCTCCCGCCCGGCGTGCAACGGGTCCTTGCCCGGCTCGGGGACGTCCCGGTAGCCGTCTTCGCCGCGGACTGGCAGTTGGTGTGGTGGAACCGCGGATGGGCGGGCCTTCTGGGTGCCCCCTCAGCGTCGCCGACGCATCTGCGCAACTTCGCCCGCGACAGATTCCCCGTGGACGAGGGGCCCGCCCGGCTCGCGCTGTGGCCGGTGACCGAGGCGGACCGTGAGGCCACCGACGCTGCCGTCGTCTCCGACCTGCGCCGCGCCACCGGCCGCTACCCCGGGGAGAAGCGTCTTGCCAGGCTGATCCGTGATCTGAGCGAGAACGCGAGGTTCGCCAGGTTGTGGGCGACCGGAGAAGTGGCCGCACACCGTGAGGACGCGAAGACGATCGACCATCCCACGGTGGGCCGCGTCACCGTGGACTGCGACGTCCTGACCGACGGCGACCTCGACCTCAAGATCGTGATCATGACTGCCGCGCCCGGTAGCGAGGACGAGACCAAGCTCCGGCTCACCGCCATCGCCGGCCAGCCGGCTACCACGCCCGGATGA
- a CDS encoding transposase, translating to MTSTRPPCRAIASRTCTLGLLLVVCVTAANIGDRDAATGLLDQLRRLHRDITLVWADGGYTGSLVDWYRQKLALTLEIVKRTGDMTGFVVLPRRWVAERTFAWLMHSRRLARDYETLPAASEAMIRWSMVTRMSRRLARPRVAGRH from the coding sequence TTGACTTCAACTCGTCCGCCCTGTCGTGCGATTGCCTCGCGCACGTGCACCCTCGGTCTGCTCCTGGTCGTCTGCGTCACCGCCGCGAACATCGGCGACCGGGACGCCGCCACGGGCCTGCTGGACCAGCTGCGCCGCCTGCACCGCGACATCACCCTCGTCTGGGCCGACGGCGGCTACACCGGCTCCCTCGTCGACTGGTACCGTCAAAAACTGGCGCTGACCTTGGAGATCGTCAAGCGCACCGGCGACATGACCGGGTTCGTGGTGCTGCCCAGGCGTTGGGTGGCAGAGCGCACGTTCGCGTGGCTGATGCATTCGCGTCGTCTGGCCCGGGACTACGAGACCCTGCCCGCCGCCAGCGAGGCGATGATCCGGTGGTCGATGGTCACGCGGATGAGCCGGCGCCTGGCACGGCCACGGGTCGCCGGCCGGCACTGA
- a CDS encoding RidA family protein, whose translation MAALGLKLPEVVPPLATYQPAVRSGAYAFTSGQLPMVDGVVPVAGKVGIEVSAEQAKELPAVSVLNALAAVKSVVGDLDRIVRVVKVVGFVASAPDFTGQPGVVNGASELLGKVLGESGVHARSAVGVAVLPLDAPVEIEVQVEVRDHELSDGSPSHP comes from the coding sequence ATCGCGGCACTGGGCCTGAAGCTGCCCGAGGTTGTGCCGCCGCTGGCCACATACCAACCCGCCGTCCGCTCGGGTGCGTATGCCTTCACTTCCGGCCAGTTGCCCATGGTCGATGGCGTGGTGCCCGTCGCCGGCAAGGTCGGCATCGAGGTCAGTGCGGAGCAGGCCAAGGAACTCCCGGCGGTCAGCGTGCTCAACGCACTCGCCGCCGTGAAGTCTGTCGTCGGTGACCTCGACAGAATTGTGCGGGTGGTGAAGGTAGTCGGTTTCGTAGCCTCCGCGCCGGACTTCACCGGCCAGCCGGGCGTCGTCAACGGCGCGAGTGAACTGCTCGGGAAGGTGCTGGGCGAAAGCGGCGTACACGCCCGCTCCGCGGTCGGTGTGGCCGTGCTGCCCCTCGACGCCCCGGTGGAAATCGAGGTCCAAGTCGAGGTTCGGGACCATGAGCTGTCCGACGGTTCACCCTCGCATCCCTAG
- a CDS encoding acyl-CoA dehydrogenase family protein — protein MSTLDTLSEDERFIVRTVHDFVDKEVKPVVQELEHANTYPVALIEQMKQLGIFGLAVPEQYGGTPVSGPCYVLITEELARGWMSLAGAMGGHTVVSKLLLHFGTEEQKRRYLPRMATGEIRATMALTEPGGGSDLQAMRTVARRDGDGYVVNGAKTWITNSRRSQLIALLCKTDPEAAPAHRGISILLVEHGPGLTVSRDLPKLGYKGVESCELSFKDYRAPADALLGGVEGKGFGQMMKGLETGRLQVAARALGVGRAALEDALIYAQERESFGKPIWQHQSIGNYLADMATSLTAARQLTLYAAREADAGRRVDMEAGMAKLFASETAMQITLNAVRIHGGYGYSTEFDVERYFRDAPLMIVGEGTNEIQRNVIASQLVKRGGLEA, from the coding sequence ATGAGCACTCTCGACACCCTGTCCGAGGACGAGCGGTTCATCGTCCGCACGGTGCACGACTTCGTGGACAAGGAGGTCAAACCGGTCGTCCAGGAGCTGGAGCACGCCAACACCTACCCCGTAGCCCTGATCGAGCAGATGAAGCAGCTCGGTATCTTCGGCCTTGCCGTCCCCGAGCAGTATGGCGGCACCCCTGTCTCCGGCCCCTGCTATGTGCTGATCACCGAGGAGCTGGCCCGCGGGTGGATGAGCCTGGCCGGCGCGATGGGAGGCCACACGGTCGTGTCCAAGCTGCTGCTCCACTTTGGCACCGAGGAGCAGAAGCGGCGGTACCTGCCCAGAATGGCCACCGGCGAGATCCGGGCGACCATGGCCCTGACGGAGCCGGGCGGCGGCTCGGATCTGCAGGCGATGCGCACGGTCGCCCGCAGGGACGGCGACGGTTATGTCGTCAACGGGGCCAAGACGTGGATCACTAACTCCCGCCGCTCGCAGCTGATCGCCCTGCTGTGTAAGACGGACCCCGAGGCCGCTCCCGCACACCGGGGCATCTCCATCCTCCTGGTCGAGCACGGGCCGGGGCTGACAGTCTCCCGTGACCTGCCCAAGCTCGGCTACAAAGGTGTGGAGAGCTGCGAACTGTCCTTCAAGGACTATCGGGCGCCGGCCGACGCCCTGCTCGGCGGGGTGGAGGGCAAGGGCTTCGGGCAGATGATGAAGGGCCTGGAGACCGGGCGGTTGCAGGTCGCAGCCCGCGCGCTTGGGGTCGGCCGTGCGGCGCTGGAGGACGCGCTGATCTACGCCCAGGAGCGGGAGTCGTTCGGCAAGCCGATCTGGCAGCACCAGTCGATCGGTAACTACCTGGCGGACATGGCGACTTCACTGACAGCTGCCCGGCAGCTGACCCTGTACGCGGCGCGCGAGGCGGACGCCGGGCGGCGAGTAGACATGGAGGCGGGGATGGCGAAGCTGTTCGCCTCTGAGACGGCCATGCAGATCACTCTCAACGCCGTCCGCATCCATGGCGGTTACGGCTACTCCACCGAGTTCGACGTCGAACGCTACTTCCGTGACGCCCCGTTGATGATCGTCGGAGAGGGCACTAACGAGATCCAGCGCAACGTCATCGCGAGCCAGCTGGTCAAGCGAGGAGGTCTGGAGGCGTGA
- a CDS encoding CaiB/BaiF CoA-transferase family protein, giving the protein MPENPETLPLSGVTVVSVEQAVAAPFATRQLADLGARVIKVERPGGGDFARRYDTSVHGESSYFVWLNRSKESLTLDLKSGRGRNILEQLLARADVFVQNLTPGAAARMGLGADALRERFPSLIPCSISGYGATGPWAERKAYDLLVQCQTGLVTLTGSPEAPARVGISIADIAAGMYAYSGILTALFTRATTGAVRPVEVSLFEALAEWLGQPAYYTRFGGTQPPRVGTQHATIAPYGAYTCADGKDVLVSVQTEREWAALCERFLDAPGLVDDPRFATGSARVTHREELNAIVAERFAETDSAEAMRLLDESAIANAGVNDIEDFLAHPVLTARGRWRDVPIPGGMVVPALLPPADLAGVTPRMDAVPATGEHTEPLLAELGYGPAEIQDLRADRVL; this is encoded by the coding sequence ATGCCCGAGAACCCCGAAACCCTCCCCTTGTCCGGTGTCACCGTCGTCAGTGTCGAGCAGGCGGTGGCGGCCCCCTTCGCCACGCGACAACTCGCCGACCTCGGTGCCCGGGTGATCAAGGTGGAGCGCCCGGGAGGAGGTGACTTCGCCCGCCGGTACGACACAAGCGTGCACGGTGAGTCCAGCTATTTCGTCTGGCTCAACCGCTCGAAGGAGTCCCTGACCCTCGACCTGAAGTCCGGGCGGGGACGAAACATCCTGGAACAACTCCTTGCCCGAGCCGATGTGTTCGTGCAAAATCTGACGCCCGGAGCGGCCGCGAGGATGGGTCTGGGAGCAGACGCGTTGCGCGAGCGTTTCCCGTCACTGATCCCCTGCTCGATCTCCGGCTACGGCGCCACCGGACCCTGGGCCGAACGCAAGGCGTATGACCTGCTGGTGCAGTGCCAGACCGGACTCGTCACCCTCACTGGAAGCCCGGAGGCGCCCGCCAGGGTGGGCATCTCCATCGCCGACATCGCGGCCGGCATGTACGCCTACTCGGGCATCCTCACGGCTCTGTTCACCAGGGCCACCACGGGTGCCGTCCGACCTGTGGAGGTGTCGCTGTTCGAGGCGCTGGCGGAGTGGTTGGGCCAGCCCGCGTACTACACCCGCTTCGGCGGCACCCAGCCCCCGCGGGTCGGTACCCAGCACGCCACCATCGCCCCCTACGGCGCCTACACCTGCGCCGACGGCAAGGACGTCCTGGTTTCCGTCCAGACCGAACGCGAGTGGGCCGCGCTGTGCGAGCGCTTCCTCGACGCCCCCGGCCTGGTCGACGACCCGCGCTTCGCCACCGGCTCGGCACGCGTCACCCACCGCGAGGAACTGAATGCGATCGTGGCCGAACGGTTCGCGGAGACGGACAGCGCCGAGGCGATGAGACTGCTGGACGAGTCCGCCATCGCCAACGCCGGAGTCAACGACATCGAGGACTTCCTCGCCCACCCGGTGCTCACCGCACGCGGCCGCTGGCGGGACGTGCCGATTCCTGGGGGAATGGTGGTGCCGGCCCTGCTTCCCCCGGCCGACCTGGCAGGCGTGACACCCCGCATGGACGCCGTGCCTGCCACGGGCGAGCACACCGAGCCTCTCCTCGCCGAACTGGGATACGGCCCGGCCGAGATCCAGGACCTACGAGCCGACCGCGTCCTTTGA
- a CDS encoding LysR family transcriptional regulator, producing the protein MDVKQLKALVTVAEVGSVTRAAELLHLVQPAVTRQIRTLEQELGVPLFERTRLGMRPTEAGSIMVDRARRALNELERARVEVRPAPDAVTGIVNAGLLESTTDLLAEPLVSTLAREYPGIELRLMTAYSGHLQRWLDDGDLDLTLLYNLDSTPSLNTRPLVREHLWVAAPPSAGLNVDHPVPFAEVADHPMVLPTSGHALRALIDAAAARAQADMDVVVQTNSMRVQKQLVLAEHGWTVLPGVGIAEDVANGTLSAAPLTEPAVWRSIVLATPRSGRTPPAVEVVARELVRQISVAVHEGRWPSAQPQGE; encoded by the coding sequence GTGGACGTCAAACAGCTCAAAGCGCTCGTCACGGTCGCCGAGGTAGGAAGCGTGACCCGGGCTGCGGAGCTGCTGCACCTGGTGCAGCCGGCCGTAACCCGGCAGATCCGCACCCTGGAGCAGGAGCTCGGCGTCCCACTCTTCGAGCGGACCCGACTGGGCATGCGCCCTACTGAGGCCGGCTCGATCATGGTGGACCGGGCACGGCGGGCGCTGAACGAGCTGGAGCGGGCCCGCGTCGAGGTGCGGCCCGCACCCGACGCTGTCACGGGCATCGTCAACGCCGGCCTACTCGAGAGCACGACCGATCTGCTGGCCGAACCACTGGTCTCCACCCTCGCCAGGGAGTACCCCGGTATCGAGCTGCGCCTGATGACGGCCTACTCGGGGCACCTCCAGCGATGGCTCGACGACGGGGACCTGGACCTGACGCTCCTGTACAACCTGGACAGCACCCCGTCGCTCAACACCCGGCCGCTGGTGCGCGAACACCTGTGGGTGGCAGCCCCGCCCTCCGCCGGCCTGAATGTCGATCATCCCGTGCCCTTTGCCGAGGTGGCCGACCATCCAATGGTCCTGCCCACCTCCGGCCATGCCCTGCGCGCACTGATCGACGCCGCTGCGGCGCGCGCGCAGGCCGACATGGACGTCGTCGTCCAGACCAACTCCATGCGGGTGCAGAAACAGCTCGTACTGGCCGAGCACGGCTGGACCGTGCTGCCCGGGGTCGGCATCGCCGAGGACGTCGCGAACGGCACGCTGAGCGCCGCGCCGCTCACCGAGCCGGCTGTGTGGCGTTCAATCGTCCTCGCGACCCCGAGGTCCGGCCGGACGCCACCCGCCGTGGAAGTCGTCGCTCGGGAACTTGTGCGACAGATCAGCGTGGCCGTGCATGAGGGCCGATGGCCGTCCGCGCAGCCCCAGGGCGAGTGA